The following are from one region of the Phycisphaerae bacterium genome:
- a CDS encoding cold shock domain-containing protein, with the protein MSEGTVKWFNDSKGFGFIQTDDGQDVFVHQTEIKMDGFRTLAQGSRVQFEITQGPKGPKATNVAPVA; encoded by the coding sequence ATGTCCGAAGGTACTGTGAAGTGGTTTAACGACTCCAAGGGCTTCGGCTTCATCCAGACGGATGACGGCCAGGACGTGTTCGTCCATCAGACCGAGATCAAGATGGACGGATTCAGAACGCTGGCCCAAGGCTCGCGGGTCCAGTTCGAAATTACACAGGGTCCGAAAGGCCCGAAGGCGACGAATGTCGCCCCGGTTGCCTGA